From the Peromyscus leucopus breed LL Stock chromosome 8b, UCI_PerLeu_2.1, whole genome shotgun sequence genome, one window contains:
- the LOC114681248 gene encoding tryptase beta-2-like, which produces MLKPLLLALSLLASLLHAVPRPAEQRVGIVGGQEASRSKWPWQVSLRSKSSYWKHFCGGSLIHPQWVLTAAHCVGPRTRSPESFRVQLREQHLYYKDRLLPVNRIIVHPNYYLAKTGADIALLKLKDAVNVSTHVHPISLPPAAETFPKGTSCWVTGWGYIKNSVPLPPPYPLKEVMVPIVENSLCDRKYHAGLSTGDNIRIVRDDMLCAGSPGKDSCQGDSGGPLVCQVKGAWLQAGVVSWGKGCGEPNHPGIYTRVTYYLGWIHRYVPKNS; this is translated from the exons ATGCTGAAGCCGCTGCTGCTGGCGCTGTCCCTCCTGGCCAGCCTGTTGCATGCCGTCCCTC GTCCAGCTGAGCAGCGAGTAGGCATTGTGGGAGGACAGGAGGCGTCTAGGAGCAAGTGGCCCTGGCAAGTGAGCCTGAGATCAAAGTCCAGCTACTGGAAACATTTCTGCGGAGGCTCCCTcatccacccacagtgggtgctCACTGCGGCACACTGTGTGGGACC GCGCACCCGAAGCCCAGAGTCCTTCCGGGTGCAGCTTCGTGAGCAGCATTTATACTACAAGGACCGACTCCTGCCTGTGAACCGGATCATTGTGCACCCCAACTACTACTTGGCTAAGACTGGGGCAGACATTGCTCTGCTGAAGCTCAAGGACGCTGTGAATGTCTCCACCCATGTCCACCCCATATCCCTGCCTCCTGCCGCGGAGACCTTTCCCAAAGGGACATCATGCTGGGTGACAGGCTGGGGTTACATTAAAAATTCTG TGCCCCTCCCGCCGCCCTATCCCCTGAAGGAAGTGATGGTGCCCATTGTGGAAAACAGCCTCTGTGATCGGAAGTACCACGCTGGCCTCTCCACAGGGGACAACATTCGCATTGTCCGTGATGACATGCTGTGTGCTGGAAGTCCTGGGAAGGACTCCTGCCAG GGTGACTCAGGGGGGCCGCTGGTCTGCCAAGTCAAGGGTGCCTGGCTGCAAGCAGGTGTGGTCAGCTGGGGTAAGGGCTGTGGAGAGCCCAACCATCCTGGCATCTACACCCGGGTGACGTACTACTTGGGATGGATCCACCGCTACGTCCCTAAGAACTCCTGA